The following coding sequences are from one Panicum hallii strain FIL2 chromosome 5, PHallii_v3.1, whole genome shotgun sequence window:
- the LOC112895842 gene encoding CBS domain-containing protein CBSX6: protein MAAVFFHHVVGDLTVGKPEVAELHDTDTLDDAARAIASSPEGAVPVWRPRATPDDPPSGARFIGMISALDIAAFVAAAGVGDRAMRAVVGEVVQPNSGLLREIDPGTRLIDALELMRHGVKRFLVRKSGSWKGITKRFSVLYNGKWLKNVDSTSPNAASSSRQLSSSMGFADKFCCLSREDVLRFLIGCLGALAPIPLTQISSLGAINPHYSYVEASAPAMEAIQKIPQDPCAVAVVETMPDGTRKILGDISTYKLWKCDYVSAAWALANLSAGQFVIGADENGSMSMSVLPEPPVSPSSPVEEISPGRSPRVKKFSSRSIGFQANQMSAWRMRSSFHRGRSTPLTCKSSSTLAAVMAQMLSHRATHVWVTDVESEEDGLLVGVVGYTEIFNAATRGACPSPTTS, encoded by the exons ATGGCCGCCGTCTTCTTCCACCACGTCGTCGGCGACCTCACCGTCGGCAAGCCGGAGGTCGCGGAGCTCCACGACACCGACACGCTCGACGACGCCGCGCGCGCCATCGCCTCCAGCCCCGAGGGCGCCGTGCCCGTCTGGCGCCCGCGGGCCACGCCCGACGACCCGCCGTCCGGGGCCAGGTTCATCGGGATGATCTCCGCGCTCGACATCGCCGCGTTCGTGGCCGCCGCGGGGGTCGGGGACCGGGCCATGCGGGCGGTCGTCGGCGAGGTCGTGCAGCCCAACTCCGGGCTGCTCAGGGAGATCGATCCGGGTACCAG GCTGATTGATGCACTGGAGCTCATGAGGCATGGAGTGAAACGCTTCCTTGTTCGCAAGAGTGGGAGCTGGAAAGGCATTACCAAGAGGTTTTCAGTGCTTTATAATGGTAAATGGCTGAAGAATGTGGATTCGACTTCTCCAAACGcagccagcagcagcagacAGCTGTCCTCATCTATGGGTTTTGCAGACAAGTTTTGCTGCCTCTCAAGGGAAGATGTTCTCCGGTTTCTAATTGGATGCCTTGGCGCTCTTGCGCCCATTCCACTGACTCAGATATCTTCCCTTGGAGCCATCAATCCACACTATAGTTATGTGGAAGCATCTGCGCCCGCCATGGAAGCAATTCAGAAGATCCCTCAGGACCCATGCGCCGTTGCTGTAGTGGAGACGATGCCAGATGGAACTCGTAAGATACTAGGAGACATATCTACTTACAAACTGTGGAAATGTGACTATGTTTCAGCAGCATGGGCGCTGGCAAACCTGTCAGCCGGGCAGTTTGTCATTGGCGCTGATGAGAATGGATCGATGTCCATGTCTGTCCTCCCGGAGCCTCCTGTCAGCCCATCATCACCAGTGGAAGAGATCAGTCCCGGGCGCTCACCCAGGGTGAAGAAGTTCAGCAGCAGGAGCATCGGTTTCCAGGCGAATCAGATGTCGGCATGGCGGATGCGAAGCTCGTTCCACCGGGGCAGGAGCACGCCGCTGACCTGCAAGAGCTCGAGCACCCTCGCGGCGGTCATGGCGCAGATGCTGTCTCACCGGGCCACGCACGTCTGGGTGACGGACGTGGAGTCGGAGGAGGATGGCCTTCTAGTCGGCGTGGTGGGCTACACCGAGATCTTCAATGCCGCCACCCGGGGCGCCTGCCCCAGCCCGACAACGTCTTGA